One Kitasatospora sp. MAP12-44 DNA segment encodes these proteins:
- a CDS encoding histidine kinase, translated as MVTISRYPSMAAGRQSRGLWRALAEVSGGGLLMLLTEVTLRGPGPSDGIRLLLGVLALPLIAVRRRFPTMSLLGISVVLGLLPAAGLPAAITAYTTVKHLTAPRRRNAVLLASAALATLACAAFAPGIGFGSHSYGLAVGAVLAATTLLVPGLIGSSGGQEDRLLRALRERAAAAEAARRLAESESRIHERSRIAAEMHDLIGHRLSVISLHTGGLEMALQQESPELRDEAALVRWAVVEAMRELREVLGVLGPLGRDTGTDALTDTTGTRSDVEALAEESRSGGIPVELTWEGPDLNDRAAQVRRAVHRVVRESLTNVHRYAAGAHVTVAVTHTDDRVVVLVRNGTPPVAPEAETGLGSGRGHVGLRERVALLGGTLEVGPTTAGGFAVTARIPARPDPGASLATTATTATTATTTAPPPEPAGVQRRAVNALSGLLGLIGVGVMMMCGLVLVTQAFPQPDPSVPEPPRIGMSRTMVEQAVYGGSSLARAAATGREPAHPQSVTSCLYSTMSFDDSTPPAEGPDQLGITRYCFRGDTLATIDRFTVSMVSLTPPWESR; from the coding sequence ATGGTCACCATCTCCCGATATCCGTCCATGGCCGCCGGCAGGCAGAGCCGGGGGCTGTGGCGCGCGCTGGCGGAAGTGAGCGGCGGGGGGTTGCTGATGCTTCTCACCGAGGTGACCCTGCGGGGCCCCGGCCCGTCCGATGGGATCAGGCTCCTCCTCGGCGTCCTCGCGCTTCCTCTGATCGCCGTGCGCCGTCGCTTTCCCACGATGAGTCTGCTGGGCATCTCCGTCGTGCTGGGCCTGTTGCCGGCCGCCGGGCTGCCTGCGGCCATCACGGCGTACACCACGGTCAAGCACCTGACGGCACCCCGGCGCCGGAACGCCGTGCTGCTCGCCTCGGCCGCGCTGGCGACGCTGGCCTGCGCCGCCTTCGCCCCGGGCATCGGGTTCGGCAGCCACTCGTACGGGCTTGCGGTCGGCGCCGTACTCGCCGCCACCACGCTGCTGGTGCCGGGACTCATCGGCAGCTCGGGCGGGCAGGAGGATCGGCTGCTGCGGGCGCTTCGGGAACGGGCCGCCGCCGCGGAGGCGGCCCGTCGGCTGGCGGAGAGCGAGTCGCGGATCCATGAACGGTCCCGGATCGCCGCGGAGATGCACGACCTGATCGGTCACCGGCTCAGCGTGATCTCGCTGCACACCGGCGGGCTGGAGATGGCGCTGCAGCAGGAGTCGCCCGAACTGCGCGACGAGGCGGCCCTGGTGCGCTGGGCTGTCGTGGAGGCGATGCGGGAGCTGCGCGAAGTGCTGGGTGTGCTGGGCCCGTTGGGGCGGGACACCGGGACGGACGCGCTGACCGATACGACGGGTACCCGGTCCGACGTCGAGGCGCTGGCCGAGGAGTCGCGCAGCGGCGGCATACCCGTCGAGCTCACCTGGGAGGGCCCCGACCTGAACGACCGCGCGGCGCAGGTGCGGCGTGCGGTGCACCGGGTGGTGCGCGAGTCGCTGACCAACGTGCACCGGTACGCCGCCGGAGCGCACGTCACCGTGGCGGTCACCCACACCGACGACCGGGTGGTGGTGCTGGTACGCAACGGCACCCCGCCGGTGGCTCCGGAGGCGGAGACCGGTCTGGGTTCGGGGCGTGGCCATGTCGGGCTGCGGGAACGGGTGGCGCTGCTCGGCGGCACCCTGGAGGTGGGCCCGACGACGGCCGGCGGCTTCGCGGTGACGGCCCGGATCCCGGCGCGGCCGGACCCGGGAGCGAGCCTGGCCACGACGGCCACGACGGCCACGACGGCAACGACGACCGCCCCGCCGCCTGAGCCCGCTGGTGTCCAACGCCGTGCCGTGAATGCGCTCAGCGGGCTCCTCGGCCTCATCGGCGTGGGCGTGATGATGATGTGCGGCCTCGTTCTGGTCACCCAGGCGTTCCCGCAACCCGACCCCAGCGTTCCCGAGCCGCCCCGGATCGGGATGTCCCGCACGATGGTGGAGCAGGCCGTGTACGGGGGCAGCTCACTGGCGCGCGCGGCGGCGACGGGCCGGGAGCCGGCCCACCCGCAGTCCGTGACGAGCTGCCTGTACTCGACGATGTCGTTCGACGACTCCACGCCGCCGGCCGAGGGCCCCGATCAGCTCGGGATCACCCGGTACTGCTTCCGTGGCGATACGTTGGCCACGATCGACCGCTTCACCGTGTCCATGGTGTCGCTTACACCACCGTGGGAGTCCCGATGA
- a CDS encoding YaaC family protein → MTLPPHRPYMSWIPMPPVDPGTGYQIWSESASFPLLLENLRRHAEIAAVGRARFPGTLAQKNSSWREYRNFLRQGLSNYEAALGVPNRSACLLYYYAMLNFAKAELLSSHAAKISGQFVGHGLSFSPKQAQTVSGDSLVVKEGVFRWLYEQRTGTTLPVGMRIPVKRLLVQIPEIGTQVADAGMGDTQVLQAQHMVAADHSQSWPLILLLGGTRIDASSVTGKLFFRHFRETQIMSEWRDHFGISRRLMTTMALYESRLTAPSDPPGTLDISGAHKLTMQIRGILSMRINETADVTISPSLYKTKMIPMPSSLARYAIAYYASSLVRYKPSVFDSQIHPEQAYMFDAVARECALPMLIDTLTGLEGKEQYFFAGDSFRV, encoded by the coding sequence ATGACGCTCCCTCCCCATCGCCCGTATATGTCGTGGATTCCAATGCCACCAGTTGACCCTGGCACTGGATATCAAATATGGAGCGAGTCGGCTTCATTTCCACTGCTCCTAGAAAACCTGAGGCGCCACGCGGAAATCGCCGCAGTTGGACGAGCTAGATTCCCAGGAACCCTCGCCCAAAAGAACTCTTCATGGAGGGAATACAGGAACTTTTTGCGCCAAGGCCTGAGCAACTACGAGGCGGCGCTCGGAGTTCCCAATAGGTCCGCCTGCCTGCTCTACTACTACGCCATGCTAAATTTCGCGAAGGCTGAACTCCTCAGCAGTCACGCAGCCAAAATAAGTGGACAGTTTGTAGGGCATGGATTGAGCTTCAGCCCCAAGCAGGCGCAAACCGTATCCGGAGACTCCCTTGTCGTCAAGGAAGGGGTTTTCCGATGGCTTTATGAGCAGCGCACAGGAACCACCCTACCCGTGGGTATGCGCATCCCCGTAAAGCGCCTGCTAGTGCAGATTCCCGAGATCGGAACGCAGGTCGCCGACGCCGGGATGGGCGACACGCAGGTGCTCCAGGCCCAGCATATGGTGGCCGCCGACCACTCTCAATCATGGCCTCTCATACTTCTTCTGGGCGGCACCCGGATAGATGCTTCGAGTGTCACTGGCAAGCTATTCTTTAGGCACTTTCGCGAAACTCAAATAATGTCGGAATGGCGCGACCACTTTGGGATCAGTCGACGTCTAATGACTACAATGGCCCTATATGAGTCTCGACTTACAGCCCCATCGGACCCGCCTGGCACCCTAGACATCTCAGGCGCACACAAACTCACTATGCAGATCCGCGGCATTCTAAGCATGCGGATCAACGAGACTGCAGATGTCACAATATCTCCGAGTCTCTACAAGACCAAGATGATCCCCATGCCGTCCTCGCTTGCCAGGTACGCGATTGCATACTATGCATCCTCGCTCGTTAGATATAAGCCATCGGTCTTTGATTCGCAAATTCATCCAGAGCAAGCCTACATGTTCGACGCAGTTGCCCGCGAGTGCGCTCTCCCGATGCTGATCGACACTCTCACTGGACTTGAAGGCAAGGAGCAATACTTCTTTGCTGGCGACTCATTTAGAGTCTAA
- a CDS encoding GntR family transcriptional regulator translates to MPERNPRGTYLRIADARRGRIGDGSEIERLPSEAALMESYRAARTMVKRALDVLEAEGLIKSQPGVGWLVTG, encoded by the coding sequence ATGCCCGAGCGGAACCCGCGTGGCACGTACCTTCGGATTGCTGACGCGCGGCGGGGCCGGATCGGTGACGGCTCCGAGATCGAGAGGCTTCCGTCCGAGGCTGCGCTGATGGAGTCGTACAGGGCGGCGCGGACCATGGTCAAGCGTGCCCTGGACGTCCTCGAAGCCGAGGGGCTGATCAAGTCTCAGCCTGGAGTCGGCTGGCTGGTCACGGGGTGA
- a CDS encoding winged helix-turn-helix domain-containing protein, whose product MLSQLTSMIAREHFNIGDPFPSEKKLCEATGAARGTVRQALAQLEGAGILEAQHGKGRFVRALPARHETSQSS is encoded by the coding sequence GTGCTCAGCCAGCTGACGAGCATGATCGCACGGGAGCACTTCAACATCGGCGATCCGTTCCCGTCCGAGAAGAAGCTGTGCGAGGCGACGGGAGCCGCACGCGGGACCGTCCGGCAGGCCCTGGCCCAGTTGGAAGGTGCCGGGATCCTCGAAGCACAGCACGGCAAAGGCCGATTCGTCCGGGCCCTGCCGGCAAGGCACGAAACGTCTCAATCCTCCTAG
- a CDS encoding NUDIX domain-containing protein, giving the protein MGVDAHRPGGGHDIGESVGDTVVREVREETGIDVEVLAATGLYTDPAHVMAYDDGEVRQQFSICFWARPVGGVLRTSEESKEVRWVDPADLDTLTIHLSMRLRIKHGLETGRVQPYIG; this is encoded by the coding sequence ATGGGTGTAGACGCTCATCGGCCTGGCGGCGGGCACGACATCGGGGAATCGGTCGGCGACACGGTGGTTCGCGAGGTGCGGGAGGAGACTGGCATCGATGTTGAGGTGCTCGCGGCGACCGGGCTCTACACGGACCCCGCGCACGTCATGGCCTACGACGACGGCGAGGTCCGCCAGCAGTTCTCGATCTGCTTCTGGGCCCGCCCGGTCGGCGGGGTGCTCCGCACCAGCGAGGAATCGAAAGAGGTCCGCTGGGTGGACCCAGCGGACCTCGACACCTTGACGATCCATCTGTCGATGCGGCTCCGGATCAAGCACGGTCTTGAGACCGGGCGGGTCCAGCCGTACATCGGTTAA
- a CDS encoding zinc ribbon domain-containing protein, which yields MPRYDFRCRSCGATFELRRTMAQANDPAVCPEGHPDTVKLLSTVAVTGAAGAGAAPQAPSGGGCCGGGCCS from the coding sequence ATGCCTCGATACGATTTCCGCTGCCGCTCCTGCGGTGCCACGTTCGAACTGCGCCGCACGATGGCCCAGGCCAACGACCCCGCCGTCTGCCCCGAGGGGCACCCGGACACCGTCAAGCTGCTCTCGACGGTCGCCGTGACGGGTGCTGCCGGCGCCGGCGCCGCGCCGCAGGCCCCCTCGGGCGGGGGCTGCTGCGGCGGCGGCTGCTGCAGCTGA